The Raphanus sativus cultivar WK10039 chromosome 2, ASM80110v3, whole genome shotgun sequence DNA segment TTCCAGAGATCCAATCAAACGAGGCGTtcctattctttttttttttttttggaaatatagaCAAAACTCACATGATGTCTAATCTTCACATGCGCTGTCGATATTCCATCATTATACAATAAacagtaaatataaaaaaaaaataaaaaaaaaataaaaatagagattTTCTGTTTACATTTTTCTCTCCTCTCAGGCCACAaaagacaaaagatattttcaTAATGTTGTCTCTCTGTTCATGTTACCATTACAGAGTGATCCAATGCTGAAAAATCCGTCGGCAACATTCGAGATGAACGCCGGTGGCGGGAAGTTTAAGACCGGACTAACTCGAATGCCACCGTTTCCGTTACCGAAGCTGTTTCTGGCGGGTGGTTTCTTATAAGGGAGTGAAGATGAGAGcgaagatgatcttctaagagAAGTTTGTTTGGGAAGATTGTGGGTCTTGTGAGGGGTATGAGATTCCTTGGGGAGCAAgttatgtttagggtttagaccAGAGCCTGTGGAGTTGCTTCGTGACAGGAAATGAAGCGATCTGATGCTATTTCGGCTCTTGTCGTAGTTGAGACTGATGCTTCTCTTGAACTGCAAGAACAGTCCCTTTGGCTTGTCTTCAGAATCAGAGTCAGGATCCAACAGATGCTCTTTGAGTCTCATGATCTTCTTTTCTGGTGCCGATCTCTCGTTGTAGaacgatgatgaagaagaggaggaagaggtagaagatgatgatgagagcGAAGCTGATCTTTGAACCTGAAAGGTTACTTTCTTGATCTGGACGGGAAGGATCTTGCCATCGGAGAAGAGTTCATCAGCCGGAGACACTTCTTGAACAGAACAACTCGAGCCAAAGCAGAAATCAATCTCCGAACCTGAATCAAGAAGTGTTGAGTCTAATCTGACTTCACCGTCTGTCGAGTCTAAATCGTAGGAAAAAGAGTTTCTTGGGCTGGTTCCAGAACCAGGAGCCTCCGAGCAAGAAACCTCAATAGCCATAACCTCCCTAcgcgttctctctctctctctctctctctctctctctctctctctctctctctctctctctctcctctctctctctctctctctctctctctctctctctctctctctctctctctcttttaacCTGCCTTCTTCTGGTATCATTCAAGAGCCAATGCCCGGGAAAAGTATAAAGAGACCCTGATGATTTGAAAAGAGCGTTAAAAGAATGGAGAATGATGAATATTTTGAAGTCAAAGTATAGAGGAAGAAAAATGAAGCTTCTAAAGTCAAAAATGGCTGCTTCAACcttttttttgtaggttgtCTTAAGAATAATGAGGAGACAATATGAGATGGAAGGATTAATCAGATGTTTGTTTACCCTATTTGGTttcacaataaaataaaaagaaaaagaagaaaagataaaGGTGGAGGGAGGTAaagaacaaattaaaaaaaaagtaacgtCTAGATTTTGATATGTTTGCCCAAACCAATATAAAAAGATACCTA contains these protein-coding regions:
- the LOC108838380 gene encoding uncharacterized protein LOC108838380; translated protein: MIPEEGRLKERERERERERERERERERRERERERERERERERERERTRREVMAIEVSCSEAPGSGTSPRNSFSYDLDSTDGEVRLDSTLLDSGSEIDFCFGSSCSVQEVSPADELFSDGKILPVQIKKVTFQVQRSASLSSSSSTSSSSSSSSFYNERSAPEKKIMRLKEHLLDPDSDSEDKPKGLFLQFKRSISLNYDKSRNSIRSLHFLSRSNSTGSGLNPKHNLLPKESHTPHKTHNLPKQTSLRRSSSLSSSLPYKKPPARNSFGNGNGGIRVSPVLNFPPPAFISNVADGFFSIGSLCNGNMNRETTL